From Acidipropionibacterium acidipropionici, one genomic window encodes:
- a CDS encoding YlbL family protein, whose amino-acid sequence MSGPDRAPVAPARGGDPVTADTPQPGSYRLTAVLSGLLVLLLVVGLAFVPVPFVSWSPGRTVNVLGDTDQGRPMIAVSGLSTRSSNAQLRMTTVSVTTADGRLSLVEALASHLLPHRDVLQRDAVYPTGKSAEDVRADEVAMMDTSQRDAVVAALRAAGQPVTEMPMISAVTVSGPAYNVLVPGDLVQKVDGTAVQSVADVQRAIRKRSVGDTISISVLRDGSTVTRNVVAASSRNDPRTPLVGITLSTGYRYAPTVSFGVPGSITGPSAGLVLSLGVYQTISSADLLGDLKVAGTGEISPDGTVGAIGGINEKIAGAQRDGAKIFLVPADNCRDVRSAPGSMTLVKVATLKDAISALQKVRSGADTKEIPHCDPS is encoded by the coding sequence ATGTCCGGACCCGATCGTGCCCCCGTCGCCCCGGCCCGTGGTGGGGATCCGGTGACCGCCGATACTCCGCAGCCCGGCTCCTACCGCCTGACGGCGGTGCTGTCGGGGCTGCTGGTGCTGCTGCTGGTGGTGGGGCTGGCCTTCGTCCCGGTGCCCTTCGTGAGCTGGTCTCCCGGCCGCACCGTCAACGTTCTGGGCGACACCGATCAGGGCAGGCCGATGATTGCGGTGTCGGGCCTGAGCACCCGCAGCAGCAACGCCCAGCTGCGCATGACGACCGTCTCGGTGACCACCGCGGACGGGCGCCTCAGTCTGGTCGAGGCGCTCGCCTCCCACCTGCTTCCGCACCGCGACGTGCTCCAGCGCGACGCCGTCTATCCGACGGGCAAGTCGGCCGAGGATGTGCGCGCCGACGAGGTGGCGATGATGGACACCTCCCAGCGCGACGCCGTGGTGGCTGCGCTCCGGGCCGCGGGCCAGCCGGTGACCGAGATGCCGATGATCAGCGCCGTGACCGTCTCGGGGCCCGCCTACAACGTCCTCGTCCCCGGCGACCTGGTGCAGAAGGTGGACGGCACCGCCGTGCAGTCGGTGGCCGATGTCCAGCGCGCCATCCGCAAGAGATCGGTCGGCGACACGATCTCGATCAGCGTGCTGCGAGACGGCAGCACCGTCACCCGCAATGTGGTGGCGGCCTCCTCCCGGAACGACCCGCGCACCCCTCTGGTCGGCATCACCCTGAGCACCGGCTACCGGTACGCCCCCACGGTCAGCTTCGGGGTTCCCGGCAGCATCACCGGGCCCAGCGCCGGCCTGGTGCTCTCGCTGGGCGTCTACCAGACCATCTCCTCGGCCGACCTGCTGGGAGACCTCAAGGTGGCCGGTACCGGGGAGATCTCCCCGGACGGCACCGTGGGGGCCATCGGCGGCATCAACGAGAAGATCGCCGGCGCCCAGCGCGACGGGGCGAAGATCTTCCTGGTCCCGGCCGACAACTGCCGTGACGTGAGGTCGGCGCCCGGGTCGATGACCCTGGTCAAGGTGGCGACACTCAAGGACGCCATCTCGGCCCTTCAGAAAGTCCGCTCCGGCGCCGACACCAAGGAGATCCCTCACTGTGACCCCAGCTGA
- a CDS encoding PPA1309 family protein → MTPADNLHDSAATDALAAALTEIDRFLGRDGWGLPARLFALVPTVDLMAAEPSLADRLSAGSPDSLSSIEQEDFHAGDHIESTLAGIVWPDAVTGAAVTLERVFLPADEEAGVPDDPQAAAEYVASHPRRQDLRVVAGATRGGAHFAVARVLDHPDDLLGAENLVPGLEAALLGTFDGQGALDDQMETK, encoded by the coding sequence GTGACCCCAGCTGACAACCTCCACGACTCCGCGGCCACCGACGCCCTGGCGGCCGCCCTCACCGAGATCGACCGCTTCCTCGGCCGTGACGGATGGGGCCTGCCGGCGCGGCTCTTCGCGCTCGTGCCGACGGTCGACCTGATGGCCGCTGAGCCCTCCCTGGCCGACCGGCTCAGCGCGGGATCCCCCGACTCCCTGTCGAGCATCGAGCAGGAGGACTTCCACGCCGGCGACCACATCGAGTCGACCCTGGCGGGCATCGTGTGGCCCGACGCCGTCACCGGCGCCGCGGTCACCCTGGAACGGGTCTTCCTGCCCGCCGACGAGGAGGCAGGGGTCCCCGACGACCCGCAGGCCGCCGCCGAGTACGTCGCCTCCCATCCGCGCCGCCAGGACCTGCGGGTGGTGGCCGGCGCGACCCGCGGGGGAGCGCACTTCGCGGTGGCTAGGGTGCTGGACCATCCCGATGACCTGCTCGGTGCGGAGAACCTCGTCCCCGGCCTCGAGGCCGCCCTGCTGGGCACCTTCGACGGTCAGGGCGCCCTCGACGATCAGATGGAGACGAAGTGA
- a CDS encoding ATP-dependent DNA helicase UvrD2, translating to MRRPGDLESGDVTGRPADQILEALDPEQREVASTFGVPVCVVAGAGTGKTRAITHRIAYAAAIGRADPRRTLAVTFTTRAAGTMKARLAGLGVPGVQARTIHSAALRQVRYFWPRAYGCELPPVSDARFRMLGESARRAGLSVDTALLRDLSAEVSWAKVTNVSSDEYPALARARSRIVAGVSAATVGRVLAGYEAVKQEACVIDLDDILLCAVGLLSDHPDIAAEVHDQYRHFVVDEYQDVSPVQHTLLELWFNGRDDVCVVGDPHQSIHAFAGARSDYLTGFLDEHPGAARVELVRNYRSTPEIVDLANEVLVHNLGSDEEAGRGGVRLVARGSHGPAPQFTAHQDETAEASAVASWLSDLHRGGVDWSELAVLHRVNSQAPALEAALAEAGIPYLVKGAERFFDRAEVRRAIVAVTTAARNPDPEPGQALARTDEVLSAQGWTPLAPEGQGSVRQRWESLQALHDLAAKVASSDPTATLADVAASFSQRARLQQAPTIDGVAVSTMHAAKGLEWQGVAVVGASDAMMPFMMAEGPQEIAEERRLLHVAVTRAREHLLVTFARSSTAKGRYGISRFLRGMPGTPEGTSAAGPRRRRRGARIATCTVCGGPLTAGADRKLGHHLACEVDVDPAVVDRLRAWRSDRAGRDRVPAFVVLTDATLLAVAERMPADVEELGVISGIGPRKIERYAAELLTALHSDSARTGAGPD from the coding sequence ATGCGTCGGCCGGGGGACCTAGAGTCTGGGGACGTGACAGGACGACCGGCAGACCAGATCCTTGAGGCCCTCGATCCCGAGCAGCGCGAGGTGGCCTCCACCTTCGGCGTCCCGGTGTGCGTGGTGGCCGGGGCCGGCACCGGCAAGACCCGGGCGATCACCCACCGCATCGCCTACGCCGCGGCCATCGGGCGCGCGGATCCCCGTCGCACCCTGGCGGTGACCTTCACCACCCGGGCGGCGGGCACCATGAAGGCCAGGCTGGCGGGGCTGGGGGTGCCGGGGGTCCAGGCCCGCACGATCCATTCGGCCGCCCTGAGGCAGGTGCGCTACTTCTGGCCGCGGGCCTACGGCTGCGAGCTTCCGCCGGTCAGCGACGCGCGGTTCAGAATGCTCGGCGAGTCGGCCCGGCGGGCCGGCCTGAGCGTCGACACCGCGCTGCTGCGGGATCTGTCCGCGGAGGTCTCCTGGGCGAAGGTCACCAACGTCTCCTCCGACGAGTACCCGGCCCTCGCCCGCGCCCGGTCGCGCATCGTCGCAGGCGTGTCGGCGGCCACCGTGGGACGGGTCCTGGCCGGCTACGAGGCCGTCAAGCAGGAGGCCTGCGTCATCGATCTGGACGACATCCTGCTGTGCGCGGTGGGCCTGTTGAGCGACCATCCCGACATCGCCGCGGAGGTCCACGACCAGTACCGGCACTTCGTCGTCGACGAGTACCAGGACGTGTCCCCGGTGCAGCACACCCTGCTCGAGCTGTGGTTTAACGGGCGCGACGACGTGTGCGTTGTCGGCGACCCGCACCAGTCGATCCACGCCTTCGCCGGAGCGCGATCCGACTACCTCACAGGATTCCTCGACGAACATCCGGGGGCGGCGCGGGTGGAGCTGGTGCGGAACTACCGGTCGACCCCGGAGATCGTGGATCTGGCCAATGAGGTCCTCGTCCACAACCTCGGGTCCGACGAGGAGGCCGGCCGGGGCGGAGTGCGGCTCGTGGCCCGGGGCTCCCACGGCCCGGCCCCCCAGTTCACCGCCCACCAGGATGAGACCGCCGAGGCCTCGGCGGTGGCGAGCTGGCTGTCGGACCTCCACAGGGGCGGCGTCGACTGGTCCGAGCTGGCGGTGCTGCACCGCGTCAACTCCCAGGCTCCCGCTCTGGAGGCGGCGCTGGCCGAGGCCGGAATCCCGTACCTGGTCAAGGGCGCCGAGAGGTTCTTTGACCGCGCCGAGGTCCGCAGGGCCATCGTCGCCGTGACCACCGCAGCCCGCAACCCGGACCCCGAACCCGGTCAGGCTCTCGCCCGCACCGACGAGGTGCTGTCGGCGCAGGGCTGGACGCCGCTGGCACCCGAGGGCCAGGGCAGCGTCCGCCAGCGGTGGGAATCCCTTCAGGCCCTTCACGACCTCGCCGCGAAGGTGGCGTCGTCGGATCCCACGGCCACCCTGGCCGACGTGGCCGCCTCCTTCTCCCAACGGGCCCGGCTCCAGCAGGCGCCCACCATCGACGGGGTCGCCGTCTCGACGATGCATGCGGCCAAGGGGCTGGAGTGGCAGGGGGTCGCGGTGGTCGGGGCCAGCGACGCGATGATGCCCTTCATGATGGCCGAGGGGCCTCAGGAGATCGCCGAGGAGAGACGGCTTCTCCACGTCGCGGTCACCAGGGCCCGGGAGCATCTGCTCGTCACCTTCGCCAGGTCCAGTACCGCCAAGGGACGATACGGCATCTCGCGGTTCCTGCGGGGCATGCCCGGCACACCCGAGGGGACCAGCGCCGCCGGGCCGAGGCGCAGACGCCGGGGGGCCAGGATCGCGACCTGCACGGTGTGCGGCGGGCCGCTCACCGCGGGGGCCGACCGCAAGCTCGGCCACCACCTGGCCTGCGAGGTCGACGTCGATCCGGCGGTCGTCGACCGGTTGAGGGCCTGGCGCAGCGACCGGGCCGGCCGCGACCGGGTGCCGGCCTTCGTCGTCCTCACCGACGCCACCCTGCTGGCGGTCGCCGAGCGGATGCCCGCCGATGTCGAGGAGCTGGGCGTCATCTCTGGTATCGGGCCCCGCAAGATCGAGCGCTACGCCGCCGAGCTGCTGACAGCGCTGCATTCCGACTCCGCCCGCACCGGCGCCGGGCCCGACTGA
- a CDS encoding zinc-dependent metalloprotease — translation MNDGPHDSASDSGQPDPEEMAEQFRRMMQQLGLPVEGDVNDFMAQLSQMFQGMGGAAGPGAPLGFQAPGQQPGQGPVDWSRIKDMARHMAASKGPDPTPGQGDRTALLDASRLAENWLDQACEFAQVASQPACWSRAEWIEHTFGAWQKIVEPVLTSLTTAMTSLFEPEQDDDPMAALGAMMAPILQRMSAMLYGSQLAERLADLSVTTVSGTEIGLQVLDSPQVVLLPTNAGPAWNDLDLDPRDVEIYLVLREAARQRLFNAVGWLGPQLLALVEHYAREIRIDASAIEDAVDVDDLSQLTPEKMQELSQRLQGRLFEPTRTPEQDGILTRLETLLALIEGWVDEVTGQVAATWMPQHAQLAEAVRRRRATTGPAEAFFSSLLGLELRPRRVRDAANLWAALRDARGTVGRDAVWHHPDLMPVTSDLDDPLGYVAAESGDSEQSGTDLDAELEELLRSQGRGE, via the coding sequence ATGAACGACGGTCCACACGATTCGGCCTCCGACTCGGGACAGCCCGATCCCGAGGAGATGGCCGAGCAGTTCCGCCGGATGATGCAGCAGCTCGGCCTTCCGGTGGAGGGCGACGTCAACGACTTCATGGCACAGCTCTCCCAGATGTTCCAGGGGATGGGGGGAGCGGCGGGCCCGGGTGCCCCGCTCGGCTTCCAGGCCCCGGGCCAGCAGCCCGGGCAGGGCCCCGTCGACTGGAGTCGGATCAAGGACATGGCGCGCCACATGGCGGCCTCCAAGGGCCCCGACCCGACCCCCGGCCAGGGTGACAGGACAGCTCTGCTGGACGCCTCCCGACTGGCCGAGAACTGGCTGGACCAGGCCTGCGAGTTCGCCCAGGTGGCCTCCCAGCCCGCCTGCTGGAGCCGCGCCGAGTGGATCGAGCACACCTTCGGCGCCTGGCAGAAGATCGTCGAGCCGGTCCTCACCTCCCTGACCACCGCGATGACCTCGCTGTTCGAACCCGAGCAGGACGACGATCCGATGGCGGCCCTCGGCGCGATGATGGCGCCGATCCTCCAGCGGATGTCGGCGATGCTCTACGGTTCCCAGCTCGCAGAACGCCTCGCGGACCTGTCGGTCACCACCGTGTCGGGCACCGAGATCGGTCTTCAGGTGCTCGACTCCCCCCAGGTCGTCCTGCTGCCCACCAACGCGGGCCCGGCCTGGAACGACCTGGATCTGGACCCCCGGGACGTCGAGATCTACCTGGTGCTGCGCGAGGCCGCCCGTCAGCGGTTGTTCAACGCGGTGGGCTGGCTGGGCCCCCAGCTGCTCGCCCTGGTCGAGCACTATGCGCGTGAGATCCGCATCGACGCCTCCGCCATCGAGGACGCCGTCGACGTCGACGACCTCTCCCAGCTCACCCCCGAGAAGATGCAGGAGCTGTCCCAGCGTCTTCAGGGTCGGCTCTTCGAGCCGACCAGGACACCCGAGCAGGACGGCATTCTGACCCGTCTGGAGACCCTCCTGGCCCTCATCGAGGGATGGGTCGACGAGGTCACCGGCCAGGTCGCCGCCACCTGGATGCCCCAGCACGCACAGCTGGCCGAGGCGGTCCGCCGCCGCCGCGCCACCACCGGTCCGGCGGAGGCCTTCTTCTCCTCCCTGCTCGGCCTGGAACTGAGGCCCCGTCGGGTCCGCGACGCCGCCAATCTGTGGGCGGCGCTGCGCGACGCCCGCGGCACCGTGGGCCGTGACGCCGTGTGGCACCACCCCGACCTCATGCCGGTCACCTCCGACCTGGACGATCCTCTCGGATACGTCGCCGCGGAGTCCGGGGACTCCGAACAGTCCGGCACCGACCTCGACGCGGAGCTCGAGGAGTTGCTGCGCTCCCAGGGCCGGGGTGAGTGA
- a CDS encoding MDR/zinc-dependent alcohol dehydrogenase-like family protein: MTVIRCPGLLNCDVVEVPHGLRLLAADGRSYLLRGLSADRLAEGPLPAPLAHALDRLGLLRAGPTRTVAVVGSGRLAIDVAEALRGVPGTVVAELSDDPATERPGGSWQLMEDHSPSRLTPDLVVICPTDPLGLRPVLQLCRERRVPAMMAWCGPAYAWSGPVLTASRPGCQNCLDMAMARRDPLWLATAAGLTGAASCWAGRSWIAGQVAGLVAAGCDEAAWAQPTWASWTPRGHSSAPLDPHPECWWCCQSGPAPVRAESECSAVSSSAA, translated from the coding sequence ATGACAGTCATCAGATGCCCGGGACTTCTCAACTGCGATGTCGTGGAGGTGCCGCACGGTCTGCGGCTTCTGGCCGCCGACGGCCGCTCCTACCTGTTGCGCGGCCTGAGCGCCGATCGCCTCGCCGAGGGCCCCCTTCCGGCCCCCCTGGCCCACGCCCTGGACCGGCTCGGCCTGCTGCGCGCCGGGCCGACGCGAACCGTCGCCGTCGTGGGGTCGGGACGTCTGGCGATCGACGTCGCCGAGGCTCTGCGGGGTGTCCCGGGCACCGTCGTCGCGGAGCTGTCCGACGACCCCGCCACCGAACGACCGGGCGGGTCCTGGCAGCTCATGGAGGATCACAGCCCCAGTCGCCTCACCCCGGATCTGGTGGTCATCTGTCCCACCGACCCGCTCGGCCTGCGACCGGTGCTCCAACTCTGCCGGGAGCGGAGGGTGCCGGCCATGATGGCCTGGTGCGGACCCGCCTACGCCTGGTCCGGCCCGGTCCTCACGGCGTCGCGACCGGGCTGTCAGAACTGCCTGGACATGGCGATGGCCCGCCGTGACCCCCTGTGGCTGGCCACCGCCGCCGGTCTCACCGGGGCGGCGAGCTGCTGGGCCGGGCGCAGCTGGATCGCCGGACAGGTGGCCGGTCTCGTCGCCGCAGGCTGCGACGAGGCCGCCTGGGCGCAACCGACCTGGGCCTCGTGGACGCCGCGCGGCCACTCGAGCGCACCCCTGGATCCGCACCCGGAGTGCTGGTGGTGCTGTCAGTCGGGCCCGGCGCCGGTGCGGGCGGAGTCGGAATGCAGCGCTGTCAGCAGCTCGGCGGCGTAG
- a CDS encoding M48 metallopeptidase family protein, which translates to MADTTASPRTASPPDDAPRIIVRRSARRRRTLAARREGDAILVMVPDGMDPEIESRQVHALVARLLKREEISSRPSDPGELERRAAELALRYLDPVVGSRVRPSSVRWVSNQHHRWGSCTPSTGRIRLSDTMQDFPAWVVDHVLLHELAHLVEPNHGARFKSLAKSHPRALEAEGFLIGWSWANRRDNADDGAAGGLEDDVDQG; encoded by the coding sequence ATGGCCGACACCACTGCATCTCCACGGACCGCATCGCCGCCCGACGACGCCCCCAGGATCATCGTGCGTCGCAGTGCCCGGCGACGGCGCACCCTGGCCGCCCGCCGGGAGGGCGACGCGATCCTGGTGATGGTCCCCGACGGGATGGATCCCGAGATCGAGTCCCGGCAGGTCCACGCCCTGGTCGCCCGGCTGCTGAAGCGCGAGGAGATCAGTTCACGGCCCTCCGATCCCGGTGAGCTGGAGAGGCGTGCGGCCGAGCTGGCCCTGCGCTACCTGGATCCCGTGGTCGGGAGTCGGGTGCGCCCCAGCTCGGTGCGCTGGGTCTCCAACCAGCACCACCGGTGGGGGTCCTGCACGCCCTCCACCGGAAGGATCAGGTTGTCGGACACCATGCAGGACTTCCCGGCCTGGGTGGTCGATCACGTCCTGCTCCATGAGTTGGCCCACCTGGTCGAGCCCAACCACGGTGCCCGGTTCAAGTCCTTGGCGAAATCCCATCCGCGGGCCCTGGAGGCGGAGGGATTCCTCATCGGGTGGTCATGGGCGAACCGGCGGGATAACGCCGACGACGGTGCCGCAGGCGGTCTTGAGGACGACGTCGACCAAGGTTGA